A single window of Candoia aspera isolate rCanAsp1 chromosome 3, rCanAsp1.hap2, whole genome shotgun sequence DNA harbors:
- the LOC134494389 gene encoding uncharacterized protein LOC134494389, whose translation MCPRRNHLCAPAFSRKQRVKSPGSHPQPQARRLTWVPGALWNLCAAERGAGANHAMGCSSSAQTKVQDYGRQTPKSPDANGLPQGDDSLPITAKNDIAPDQTKLEAMEEVELGSSWKKSNEDLPKEEPLIQETTKCALSTCHRVDPEGTEPQLMVPEETFDRSQSLSLDLLEAGGPQAVEPTGWVSNPQAASEAAGSSPSESVQKKKLDPAESSGSDTPEPVAEENQCHVTEIVKELLMDEEEQLTEVTVPSEIGEKMETETHHEIIHGASETKEETGEATMVMEIEGANEEE comes from the exons ATGTGTCCGAGGAGGAACCACCTGTGCGCACCCGCTTTCAGCAGGAAGCAGAGAGTGAAGTCGCCGGGGTCGCACCCGCAGCCCCAGGCGAGGAGACTCACCTGGGTGCCCGGCGCCCTCTGGAACTTGTGCGCCGCCGAGCGCGGAGCTGGTGCTAACCACGCCATGGGGTGCTCGAGCAGCGCGCAGACCAAAGTCCAGGACTACGGCCGGCAAACTCCTAAATCCCCGGATGCCAACGGATTGCCCCAGGGCG ATGACAGCTTGCCTATCACAGCTAAAAACGACATAGCACCTGACCAGACCAAGCTTGAAGCAATGGAAGAGGTGGAGCTTGGATCTTCTTGGAAAAAATCAAATGAGGATCTCCCTAAAGAGGAGCCTTTGATTCAGGAAACAACAAAATGTGCCCTTTCTACCTGTCACAGAGTAGATCCTGAGGGCACAGAGCCTCAGCTAATGGTACCAGAAGAGACGTTCGACAGAAGCCAGTCCTTATCTCTAGACCTCCTTGAAGCTGGTGGGCCACAGGCTGTGGAGCCAACAGGGTGGGTTAGCAACCCTCAAGCTGCCTCAGAAGCTGCTGGTTCTTCGCCTTCAGAATCTGTCCAGAAGAAGAAGCTTGACCCTGCTGAATCCTCAGGAAGTGACACACCTGAGCCTGTAGCAGAGGAAAACCAGTGTCATGTAACAGAAATTGTGAAGGAACTGCTCATGGATGAAGAGGAACAGCTAACAGAGG TTACTGTACCAAGTGAGATAGGAGAAAAGATGGAAACTGAGACGCACCATGAGATAATACATGGGGCCtcggaaacaaaagaagaaactgGAGAAGCTACAATGGTCATGGAGATAG AAGGAGCTAATGAAGAAGAATGA
- the RPL30 gene encoding large ribosomal subunit protein eL30, whose amino-acid sequence MVAAKKTKKSLESINSRLQLVMKSGKYVLGYKQTLKMIRQGKAKLVILANNCPALRKSEIEYYAMLAKTGVHHYSGNNIELGTACGKYYRVCTLAIIDPGDSDIIRSMPEQTSEK is encoded by the exons ATGGTGGCCGCCAAGAAGACG aaaaagtCTTTAGAGTCCATAAACTCTAGGCTTCAGCTGGTTATGAAAAGTGGTAAATATGTACTTGGATATAAACAAACTCTGAAAATGATTCGGCAGGGCAAAGCCAAGTTGGTCATCCTAGCTAATAACTGTCCTGCTTTGAG AAAATCAGAGATTGAGTACTATGCTATGTTGGCCAAAACTGGTGTGCATCACTACAGTGGCAACAACATTGAACTGGGAACAGCTTGTGGGAAGTACTACAGAGTATGCACACTTGCTATAATTGACCCAG GTGACTCTGACATCATTAGAAGCATGCCAGAGCAAACCAGCGAGAAGTAA